In the Lysinibacillus sp. PLM2 genome, one interval contains:
- the thrS gene encoding threonine--tRNA ligase 1 has protein sequence MSEVIKLTFPDGAVKEFPLGTSTEEVAASISPGLRKKALAGKLNNQLIDLKTPIEEDGTIAIITPESDEALEILRHSTAHLTAQAIKRLYPGVKLGIGPVIEGGYYYDIDAPEPISTDDFPKIEKEMKKIISENLEIERKNVSRDEAQRIYEEIGDEYKLELLEAIPADEQVSIYHQGEFFDLCRGIHVPSTGKLKEFKLLSLAGAYWRGNSDNKMLQRIYGTAFFNKEDLKHHLQMLEEARERDHRKIGKELEIFTISQTVGQGLPLWLPNGATIRRIIERYIVDKEVKLGYQHVYTPVLGSKKLYETSGHWGHYQDDMFPPMEMDNETLVLRPMNCPHHMMVYKSSMHSYRQLPIRIAELGTMHRYEASGGLSGLQRVRGMTLNDSHIFVRPDQIKEEFKKVVELILDVYKDFNLNDYRFRLSYRDPADTEKYYDDDEMWEKAQSMLKEAMDDMGLEYYEAEGEAAFYGPKLDVQVKTAIGKDETLSTVQLDFLQPERFDLTYIGEDGKHHRPVVIHRGVVSTMERFVAFLIEEYKGAFPTWLAPVQVEVIPVSNEVHYEYAKQIVEGLQAAGVRVEMDDREEKLGYKIREAQMKKIPYMLVLGDKEMESNSVNVRRYGSQDSETISFEEFVNNITKEANK, from the coding sequence ATGTCAGAAGTAATCAAATTAACATTCCCAGACGGTGCAGTAAAGGAATTTCCGCTCGGTACATCAACTGAAGAAGTAGCAGCTTCCATTAGCCCAGGACTTCGTAAAAAAGCATTAGCAGGTAAACTTAACAATCAGCTGATTGACTTAAAAACACCAATCGAAGAAGATGGTACAATCGCAATCATCACACCTGAATCAGATGAAGCATTAGAAATTTTACGACACTCCACTGCACACTTAACAGCACAAGCGATTAAGCGTTTATACCCAGGAGTGAAGCTTGGAATAGGTCCAGTAATCGAAGGTGGCTACTACTACGATATCGATGCGCCAGAACCAATTTCAACAGATGATTTCCCTAAAATCGAAAAAGAAATGAAAAAAATCATTTCAGAAAACCTGGAAATTGAACGTAAAAATGTATCACGTGATGAAGCGCAACGTATTTACGAAGAAATTGGCGACGAATACAAATTAGAACTACTTGAGGCGATTCCAGCTGATGAGCAAGTATCAATTTATCATCAAGGTGAATTCTTTGACTTATGCCGAGGTATTCACGTTCCTTCAACAGGTAAATTAAAAGAATTTAAATTATTATCTCTAGCTGGTGCTTATTGGAGAGGTAATTCAGATAATAAAATGCTACAACGTATTTATGGTACTGCATTCTTCAATAAAGAAGATTTAAAGCATCACTTACAAATGCTTGAAGAAGCACGAGAACGTGATCACCGTAAAATCGGAAAAGAGCTAGAAATCTTTACGATTTCACAAACTGTAGGTCAAGGGTTACCACTTTGGTTGCCTAATGGTGCTACAATTCGCCGTATTATCGAACGTTACATCGTGGATAAAGAAGTTAAGCTTGGATACCAACATGTTTACACTCCTGTTTTAGGTTCTAAAAAGTTGTATGAAACTTCAGGACACTGGGGCCATTATCAAGATGATATGTTCCCACCAATGGAAATGGATAACGAAACTTTAGTACTACGTCCGATGAACTGTCCTCACCATATGATGGTTTACAAATCTTCTATGCATTCATACCGCCAATTACCTATCCGTATTGCAGAACTTGGTACAATGCATCGATATGAAGCTTCAGGTGGATTATCAGGTTTACAACGTGTGCGTGGTATGACTTTGAATGATTCTCATATTTTCGTTCGTCCAGACCAAATTAAAGAGGAATTCAAAAAAGTAGTCGAATTAATCTTAGATGTTTATAAAGATTTCAATTTAAATGATTATCGATTCCGTTTATCATATCGTGACCCTGCGGATACTGAGAAATATTACGATGACGATGAAATGTGGGAAAAAGCGCAAAGCATGTTAAAAGAAGCGATGGATGATATGGGCTTAGAATACTATGAAGCTGAAGGTGAAGCAGCATTTTACGGTCCAAAATTAGATGTTCAAGTAAAAACAGCTATTGGTAAAGATGAAACTTTATCCACTGTACAACTTGACTTCTTACAACCTGAACGTTTTGACCTGACTTATATTGGTGAAGATGGAAAACACCATCGCCCAGTCGTTATCCACCGTGGTGTAGTATCTACTATGGAACGCTTTGTTGCTTTCCTTATTGAAGAATACAAAGGTGCATTCCCGACTTGGTTAGCTCCTGTTCAAGTGGAAGTAATTCCAGTTTCAAACGAAGTACACTATGAATACGCTAAGCAAATCGTTGAAGGACTTCAAGCTGCAGGCGTCCGTGTAGAAATGGATGACCGTGAAGAAAAACTAGGATATAAAATCAGAGAAGCACAAATGAAGAAAATTCCTTACATGCTTGTATTAGGGGATAAAGAAATGGAATCTAACTCTGTAAACGTTCGTCGTTACGGTTCTCAAGATTCTGAAACAATCTCATTTGAAGAGTTTGTAAACAATATTACGAAAGAAGCTAATAAATAA
- the gap gene encoding glyceraldehyde-3-phosphate dehydrogenase, producing the protein MTVSIAINGFGRIGRMVFRQAILQDKLNIVAINASYPAETLAHLIKYDTNHGKFEGTVDFEENALIVNGKRVELISERDPLKLPWKEMGVDIVIEATGKFNERSKAAMHLEAGAKKVILTAPGKNEDVTIVMGVNDELLDVNKHDVISNASCTTNCLAPVAKVLNDTFGIENGLMTTVHAYTNDQKNIDNPHKDLRRARACAESIIPTSTGAAKALSLVLPELKGKLHGMALRVPTPNVSLVDLVVDVQKDVTVEEVNEAFIKAAEGPMKGILNFTTEPLVSSDYNTTTYSSTVDGPLTMVMGTRKVKVLAWYDNEWGYSARVVDLTKKVVNALEAVVTN; encoded by the coding sequence ATGACAGTTTCTATTGCTATTAATGGTTTTGGCCGCATTGGTCGTATGGTTTTCCGACAAGCAATTTTACAAGACAAATTGAACATTGTGGCAATTAATGCGAGCTATCCAGCTGAGACATTAGCCCATTTAATAAAGTATGACACAAATCATGGTAAGTTTGAAGGTACTGTAGATTTTGAAGAAAACGCTTTAATTGTAAATGGTAAACGTGTGGAATTAATTAGTGAACGTGATCCACTAAAGTTGCCATGGAAAGAAATGGGCGTTGATATAGTTATCGAGGCAACTGGTAAATTCAATGAACGCTCAAAAGCAGCGATGCATTTAGAAGCCGGTGCTAAAAAGGTCATTTTAACAGCACCAGGTAAAAATGAAGATGTTACAATTGTTATGGGTGTTAATGATGAATTATTAGATGTAAACAAACATGATGTCATTTCCAATGCATCATGTACAACAAACTGCTTAGCCCCTGTAGCAAAAGTATTAAATGATACTTTTGGTATTGAAAATGGTTTAATGACAACAGTTCATGCATATACAAACGATCAAAAAAATATTGACAACCCACATAAAGACTTACGTCGTGCTCGCGCATGTGCAGAGTCAATCATTCCTACATCAACAGGCGCTGCAAAAGCGTTATCACTAGTTTTACCTGAACTTAAAGGTAAATTACATGGAATGGCATTACGTGTACCTACTCCCAATGTATCTTTAGTTGATTTAGTAGTAGATGTTCAAAAAGATGTAACAGTTGAAGAAGTAAATGAAGCATTTATTAAAGCAGCAGAAGGACCAATGAAAGGTATTTTAAACTTTACAACAGAACCATTAGTATCATCAGATTACAACACAACAACTTATTCATCTACAGTGGATGGTCCGTTAACAATGGTAATGGGTACTCGAAAAGTAAAGGTACTAGCTTGGTACGATAATGAATGGGGTTACTCTGCACGTGTTGTAGACTTAACGAAAAAAGTTGTAAATGCACTAGAAGCAGTTGTAACAAATTAA
- a CDS encoding formamidopyrimidine-DNA glycosylase — translation MPELPEVEGVVRALSPAVEGKKIAKVELSKTIYESCAAGKQCIVKNMDPIAFEEVMQGMAIHKVTRRSKYIYFDVEKHDQHYLFVNHLGMTGAWFVVQSIHDIHEEKFKKHVHAIFHLTSGEMLIYSDIRRFGEMRLLFNIEDHPPLLEMAPEPFEEEALNYFLKKCELPKYQNKPIKEVIMDGQVISGCGNIYATEALFKMGIHPGRKTSRISKTRKKELFETIRTILQESIDNGGSTISDYRNVNGEAGSMQHRLKMYGKKVCPNCGSLTKSLIIGGRTSVYCPQCQH, via the coding sequence ATGCCTGAATTACCTGAGGTAGAAGGAGTTGTTCGGGCGCTTTCGCCAGCAGTAGAAGGTAAAAAAATTGCGAAAGTCGAACTATCCAAAACAATCTATGAGTCATGTGCAGCTGGAAAGCAATGTATAGTTAAAAATATGGATCCAATTGCATTTGAAGAAGTTATGCAAGGTATGGCGATTCATAAAGTGACGAGAAGATCGAAATATATCTATTTTGATGTAGAAAAACATGACCAACATTATTTATTTGTTAATCACTTAGGGATGACTGGTGCATGGTTTGTTGTACAAAGCATACATGACATTCATGAAGAAAAATTTAAAAAGCATGTTCATGCGATCTTTCATTTAACATCAGGTGAGATGCTTATCTATTCAGATATTCGTCGTTTTGGAGAAATGCGGTTACTATTCAACATTGAAGATCATCCGCCACTGTTAGAAATGGCACCTGAACCATTTGAGGAAGAAGCATTAAATTATTTCCTTAAGAAATGTGAACTTCCTAAATATCAAAATAAGCCAATTAAAGAAGTAATTATGGACGGACAAGTGATTTCTGGCTGTGGAAATATATATGCAACTGAAGCATTGTTTAAAATGGGCATTCATCCAGGGAGAAAAACCAGTCGAATTAGTAAAACACGTAAAAAGGAATTGTTTGAAACTATCCGTACTATTTTACAAGAAAGTATTGATAATGGCGGTTCAACTATTTCTGATTATCGGAATGTAAATGGCGAAGCGGGTAGTATGCAGCACCGATTAAAAATGTATGGAAAAAAAGTATGTCCCAATTGCGGGTCATTAACGAAATCGTTGATTATTGGGGGAAGAACTTCCGTTTATTGTCCACAATGTCAACATTAA
- the dnaI gene encoding primosomal protein DnaI, whose translation MKRQIVVPSFQERYDTIRREILENEEVQRFLAENDRIVNKEMVERSLPKLHEFISQSTVCCNCGSTENCTNYLKGFVPKLFISQNAIDVEYVKCEQKVIEDERRDIESMISSMYMPKDVLRARLKDLSLDNDTRIEVAELATAFVEKTKQSGKLPSKGLYIYGKFGVGKSFVLGAIANELATIKIKSVLVFVPEFLSEMKHSISDNTLQGKIDYVKNAPVLMLDDLGAETLSSWTRDEVLATILHYRMAEELPTFITSNFDYDGLESHLATSQKGDVEVVKAARIMERIKAITIPIQMGGNNRRQ comes from the coding sequence TTGAAACGACAAATTGTAGTACCATCTTTCCAAGAAAGATATGATACGATTCGCCGTGAAATTTTAGAAAATGAGGAAGTACAAAGGTTCTTAGCAGAAAATGACCGCATTGTAAATAAAGAAATGGTTGAACGTAGCTTGCCTAAATTACACGAGTTTATCAGTCAATCAACAGTTTGCTGTAATTGCGGTTCAACGGAAAATTGTACGAATTATTTAAAAGGTTTTGTACCAAAATTATTTATTTCCCAAAATGCAATTGACGTAGAATATGTTAAATGTGAACAAAAAGTAATTGAAGATGAGCGCCGTGATATTGAATCGATGATATCTAGTATGTACATGCCAAAGGATGTTTTACGTGCAAGATTGAAAGACTTGTCCTTAGATAATGATACACGAATAGAAGTTGCGGAGCTTGCGACAGCATTTGTTGAAAAAACAAAGCAATCAGGAAAGCTTCCTTCAAAAGGGTTATATATATATGGGAAGTTTGGTGTAGGGAAATCATTTGTATTAGGAGCAATTGCAAATGAACTCGCAACCATTAAAATTAAATCGGTTTTAGTTTTCGTTCCTGAGTTTCTAAGTGAAATGAAACATTCCATTTCTGACAATACCCTTCAAGGAAAAATTGATTATGTTAAAAATGCTCCTGTTTTAATGCTTGATGATTTAGGTGCAGAAACATTATCAAGCTGGACAAGAGATGAGGTATTAGCTACGATTTTACATTATCGAATGGCTGAGGAGCTACCGACCTTTATTACATCGAATTTTGATTATGATGGGTTAGAATCGCACTTAGCAACTTCTCAAAAAGGGGACGTTGAAGTAGTCAAAGCAGCAAGGATCATGGAAAGAATCAAAGCGATTACTATTCCAATTCAAATGGGTGGAAATAATCGAAGACAATAA
- a CDS encoding spore germination protein → MFSKKTKEKNKQSQSQTPPSKVMEKLSHIQIHHNQQETIKEIQNIFGQDKDFCKREIYIFGDIPSTVLYLNSIADKECISTDIIKPLTQNFTLGQTEGTKEITNNLKMMILKKVLYHADVNTDRRLVKVIDGILRGKTILLVNGLDEAFLIDTFKTDRRSITQPETEQVIRGPRDGFIEDIRTNTALVRSRLPIPEFRIKDMEIGTLTKSYVAICYIEGIANEALIEDVERRLSSIDVDRILDAGYIEQFIQDNPRSPFPQIKSSERPDVIVGNLVEGRIAILVDGSPFALVAPATFNQFYHTSEDYNERFIMVSLIRMVRLVALLFSLIMPSMYVAVISYHPELIPTAFAVAVTSGRAGVPFPAVVEVFLMESAMEILREATVRMPKQVGGAISIVGVLVVGQAAVEAGFVSPITVVVIALTSIGSFATPAYNVAIGFRMMRFPLLILTGIFGFYGLMIGLLFITNHVLSLKSFGVPYLSPIAPLNFGGLKDTIFRAPLNWLLDRPEELQTQNQRRINPHDSYPNNPLLQKNKQKSGQLDE, encoded by the coding sequence ATGTTTTCTAAAAAAACAAAAGAAAAGAACAAGCAGTCTCAATCTCAAACTCCACCAAGCAAAGTTATGGAGAAATTGAGTCACATTCAAATACATCATAATCAACAAGAAACCATTAAAGAAATCCAAAATATTTTTGGTCAAGATAAAGATTTCTGTAAAAGGGAAATCTATATATTCGGAGATATTCCTTCTACAGTTTTATATCTCAATAGTATTGCAGATAAAGAATGTATAAGTACTGATATAATAAAACCTTTAACTCAAAACTTCACCCTCGGACAAACGGAAGGAACTAAAGAAATAACTAACAACTTAAAAATGATGATTTTAAAGAAAGTTCTTTATCATGCGGATGTTAATACTGATCGAAGATTGGTGAAAGTAATAGATGGAATACTTCGCGGAAAAACCATTCTACTTGTTAATGGTCTAGACGAAGCTTTTCTTATTGATACGTTTAAAACTGACAGGAGGAGCATTACCCAACCAGAAACGGAACAGGTTATTCGAGGACCAAGAGATGGATTTATTGAAGATATCCGAACCAATACAGCCCTAGTTCGCTCTCGTCTACCTATCCCTGAGTTCCGTATTAAGGATATGGAAATTGGAACATTAACGAAATCCTATGTAGCCATATGTTACATTGAGGGAATTGCCAATGAAGCATTAATTGAAGATGTGGAACGAAGATTATCTTCTATCGATGTAGACCGTATTCTTGATGCGGGATACATCGAACAGTTTATTCAAGATAATCCACGTTCCCCATTTCCGCAGATTAAAAGCTCAGAAAGACCTGATGTAATAGTAGGAAATTTAGTAGAAGGAAGAATTGCCATTTTAGTAGATGGATCTCCCTTTGCGCTCGTTGCACCTGCGACGTTTAATCAATTCTATCATACGAGTGAAGATTATAACGAGCGATTTATTATGGTGAGTTTGATTCGTATGGTTCGATTAGTGGCATTATTATTTTCTCTAATTATGCCATCAATGTATGTTGCTGTAATTTCCTACCATCCTGAACTTATTCCAACAGCCTTTGCTGTAGCTGTCACAAGTGGGAGGGCGGGTGTCCCATTTCCAGCAGTGGTAGAAGTCTTTTTGATGGAATCTGCGATGGAGATTTTACGGGAGGCTACAGTTAGAATGCCAAAACAAGTAGGTGGTGCTATCTCTATTGTTGGGGTTCTTGTCGTTGGACAGGCAGCGGTTGAAGCGGGATTTGTGTCCCCTATTACAGTTGTCGTTATTGCCTTAACATCAATTGGTTCCTTCGCTACTCCTGCTTACAACGTGGCAATTGGTTTTCGAATGATGAGATTTCCACTTTTAATTTTAACAGGAATATTCGGTTTTTATGGACTTATGATAGGATTGCTATTCATTACAAATCATGTCCTATCTTTAAAATCCTTTGGAGTCCCATATTTAAGCCCTATCGCTCCGTTAAACTTTGGAGGATTAAAGGATACAATTTTTCGAGCGCCTTTAAATTGGTTATTAGATAGGCCAGAGGAGCTTCAAACACAAAATCAACGACGAATTAATCCTCATGACTCCTATCCTAATAATCCCCTTTTACAGAAAAATAAGCAAAAGAGTGGACAACTAGATGAATGA
- the gerAB gene encoding spore germination protein A2, translated as MNESKQITTFQCIAIIINSTIGLSVLVLPRIASEKVGSGAFLVTCIGMIFPIISLYIIALLSKRFPSESIIQYGQKLISKPLGKIFGFILIIYFFTITALVLREFGEVMNTTLLQETPMSATLIVMLIAVAVATRNNLTTIAYMQSFYLPFIVIPILLMVIFAIQDIDPRHMKPFLGNDTTIIDFLSSGLAVAGLPFIHIGMYIILIFASHMIDTKRILKGSMWGIGISAFIILLSTGVTVAVFGSEEIDNSLWPMLVLTRMTELPFAILERLDILFLVVWIISAFTTILSGYLLGIEFSSQLFKLRSHRVLSYLLLPFVFVLSLYPHNILHLYNIMEVVGRWGTLLAMGYPIILLLVSLIRKKGGKHS; from the coding sequence ATGAATGAGTCAAAACAAATCACGACATTCCAATGTATTGCAATTATTATAAATAGCACTATTGGGTTAAGTGTATTAGTATTGCCACGGATTGCTAGTGAAAAGGTTGGGTCAGGAGCATTTTTGGTTACTTGCATTGGTATGATTTTTCCTATTATCAGCTTATATATAATTGCGCTCTTATCCAAACGTTTTCCAAGTGAATCGATTATTCAATATGGACAAAAGCTTATAAGCAAACCTTTAGGTAAAATATTTGGATTCATTCTAATCATTTACTTTTTTACGATTACAGCACTTGTTTTAAGAGAATTTGGAGAAGTAATGAATACTACTCTATTACAAGAGACGCCGATGAGCGCAACACTTATAGTGATGCTTATTGCAGTTGCAGTTGCGACTAGAAATAATTTGACAACAATCGCATATATGCAATCATTTTATTTACCTTTTATTGTCATTCCAATCCTCTTAATGGTGATATTTGCGATTCAGGATATTGATCCAAGACATATGAAACCTTTCTTGGGCAATGATACAACAATAATAGATTTTTTAAGTAGTGGTTTAGCGGTTGCAGGATTACCGTTTATTCATATTGGAATGTATATAATCTTAATTTTTGCATCACATATGATTGATACCAAAAGAATTTTAAAGGGCAGTATGTGGGGAATCGGAATATCAGCCTTTATTATCTTACTTTCAACAGGAGTAACTGTTGCAGTTTTCGGATCTGAAGAAATTGATAATTCTCTCTGGCCTATGCTTGTTCTTACTCGCATGACCGAGTTACCATTTGCCATTTTAGAGCGGTTAGATATACTTTTTTTAGTAGTTTGGATTATCTCTGCTTTTACCACGATTTTATCAGGATATTTACTTGGAATTGAGTTTTCGAGTCAATTATTTAAATTGCGAAGTCACCGAGTGTTATCGTATCTCCTTTTACCATTTGTTTTTGTATTGTCCCTTTATCCTCATAACATACTTCATCTTTACAATATAATGGAAGTTGTTGGTAGATGGGGGACGCTTTTAGCAATGGGGTACCCAATTATTCTTTTACTAGTATCTCTTATCAGAAAGAAAGGGGGAAAGCATTCTTGA
- the yobD gene encoding putative HTH-type transcriptional regulator YobD, translating to MHGQRLKELRLEHGYTLEEVGKKLGIKKSSYASYESKYRRPPLERLRQLSELYDVSVDYILGITDVRKEQHNFRALLNQKGLHWDGLLLDEELLNQIQQILEEAIKKKTQLGIQG from the coding sequence ATGCATGGGCAACGTTTGAAAGAACTACGGCTCGAACATGGATATACGCTAGAGGAAGTAGGAAAGAAATTAGGTATTAAAAAATCTAGTTATGCTTCTTACGAATCTAAATATCGGAGACCACCGTTAGAGCGATTACGTCAATTATCTGAGCTCTATGATGTTAGTGTCGATTACATATTGGGAATTACAGATGTACGAAAAGAACAACACAATTTCCGTGCCCTTTTGAATCAGAAAGGACTTCATTGGGATGGTCTCTTATTGGATGAAGAACTATTAAATCAAATTCAGCAAATACTAGAAGAAGCAATAAAGAAAAAAACTCAATTAGGTATACAAGGTTAA
- the coaE gene encoding dephospho-CoA kinase, translating to MIIGLTGSIASGKSTVAKMLKEYGLPIVDADVVARLVVEPGTPTLKKIAEAFGEEVLTAKGEMDRTKVGELIFHDENKRQTLNNIIHPAIRAEMLRQKEEHLANGADTVIMDIPLLFESKLQHFVDKILVVTVSEDTQLKRLMERNQLSEEDALVRIRSQLPLCEKERGADAVIYNNGSIDESRSQLDVILRQWHVIN from the coding sequence ATGATTATTGGATTAACAGGTAGTATTGCAAGTGGGAAAAGCACCGTTGCAAAAATGTTAAAAGAGTATGGCTTACCAATTGTCGATGCAGATGTAGTGGCACGTTTAGTCGTTGAGCCTGGGACTCCTACATTAAAAAAAATCGCTGAAGCCTTCGGAGAAGAAGTGCTAACGGCAAAGGGAGAAATGGATCGCACAAAAGTAGGCGAACTAATATTTCATGACGAAAATAAACGGCAAACATTAAATAATATTATTCATCCAGCCATTCGAGCTGAAATGCTTCGTCAGAAAGAAGAGCATTTAGCAAATGGTGCGGACACCGTTATTATGGATATTCCCCTTTTATTTGAAAGCAAACTACAGCATTTTGTCGATAAAATTTTAGTTGTAACAGTTTCAGAGGATACACAGCTAAAAAGATTGATGGAGAGAAATCAATTAAGCGAAGAAGATGCGCTGGTCCGTATTCGTAGCCAATTGCCGTTATGTGAAAAGGAGCGAGGGGCAGATGCGGTTATTTACAATAATGGTTCAATCGATGAAAGTCGTAGTCAACTAGATGTAATACTGCGACAATGGCACGTTATTAACTAA
- the nrdR gene encoding transcriptional repressor NrdR encodes MRCPACQYNGTRVVDSRPVDENKEIRRRRECESCGYRFTTFEKIEETPLIVVKKDGSREEFSREKVLRGLIRACEKRPVPLNNLEEIVMKIEKELRRIGNPEVKSKDVGEMVMDQLSKIDEVAYVRFASVYRQFKDINVFIKELKELLHRQTDLK; translated from the coding sequence ATGAGATGTCCAGCTTGTCAATATAACGGTACACGTGTTGTGGATTCAAGACCCGTTGATGAGAACAAGGAAATTAGAAGACGCCGTGAATGTGAATCATGCGGATATCGTTTTACTACTTTTGAGAAAATTGAAGAAACACCTTTAATCGTTGTCAAAAAAGACGGTTCTCGAGAAGAATTTAGTAGAGAAAAGGTATTGCGCGGTCTAATTCGAGCATGTGAAAAACGCCCTGTACCATTAAATAATCTTGAAGAAATCGTGATGAAAATAGAAAAAGAGTTAAGAAGAATTGGTAATCCAGAAGTGAAATCGAAAGATGTCGGTGAAATGGTAATGGATCAATTATCAAAAATTGATGAAGTGGCTTACGTCCGTTTTGCATCAGTTTATCGCCAATTTAAAGATATTAATGTGTTTATCAAAGAACTAAAGGAATTACTTCATCGACAAACAGATTTAAAATAA
- the dnaB gene encoding replication initiation and membrane attachment protein, producing MVHLYKELQPADHFDISLPHYLSTQERQLLTLFYQPLTGPDPISLYLTLWAEGEDSTNATFTHYHLMNVLGMSIGKVFEARIALEAIGLLRTYRKETEDGRSFLYELERPLDAHNFFQDPLLSMFLFSKIGEQAYRNLRKRFIKTNNKDSYTEVSRTFVDVYKPVHTNVPKEFAEQENHKGQGYPFYYEQFDFHLLMSGLSEQLVPSSAVTSEVKESIAKLAFLYHLTPLDMQKVVILALDDNMKITQERLKKAATDYYKLTISKVAPKLEKTFDQVAVSSEPNLSKEQELLHYLEKTPPIQVLRDINNGKEPLPSSVQLAEDLIMKHGMPIGVVNVLLEYVMLTTDMKLPRNYVERIADHWIRKNLKTAKEAMELARTERDKYTKWKNENETKSTTSTNKKPYRKNSGREEKVPEWFYKRNEPVENEQVDPSKQKELEERRKKILEKIGQLDG from the coding sequence GTGGTTCATTTGTATAAAGAATTACAACCTGCGGATCATTTTGATATAAGTCTCCCTCACTATCTTTCAACACAAGAGCGTCAATTGTTAACATTGTTTTATCAGCCATTAACTGGACCAGATCCAATTAGTTTGTATTTAACACTTTGGGCAGAAGGCGAGGATAGTACCAACGCAACCTTCACTCATTATCATTTAATGAATGTATTAGGGATGTCCATTGGGAAAGTGTTTGAAGCTCGAATTGCATTAGAGGCAATCGGATTACTACGAACATATCGGAAGGAAACAGAAGATGGACGTTCATTTCTATACGAATTAGAAAGACCTCTTGATGCGCATAATTTTTTTCAAGATCCATTATTATCTATGTTTTTATTTAGCAAAATTGGCGAACAAGCATACCGAAACTTAAGGAAACGTTTTATAAAAACGAATAATAAAGATTCCTATACTGAAGTTTCGCGTACTTTTGTAGATGTGTACAAGCCAGTACATACAAATGTCCCTAAGGAATTTGCTGAGCAAGAGAATCATAAAGGGCAAGGGTATCCCTTTTACTATGAACAATTTGATTTTCATTTATTAATGTCAGGGTTATCTGAACAGTTAGTACCATCTAGTGCCGTTACTTCAGAAGTGAAAGAATCGATTGCTAAGCTCGCGTTCCTTTATCATCTTACACCGCTTGATATGCAAAAAGTTGTTATTCTTGCCTTAGATGATAATATGAAGATTACACAGGAACGTTTAAAAAAGGCTGCAACAGATTATTATAAACTAACGATTTCGAAGGTTGCTCCAAAGCTTGAGAAAACTTTTGATCAAGTCGCTGTGAGTAGTGAACCAAATTTATCAAAAGAACAGGAGTTGCTTCACTATTTAGAGAAGACACCTCCAATCCAAGTTCTACGAGATATTAATAATGGGAAAGAACCGTTACCGTCATCAGTTCAATTGGCTGAGGATTTAATAATGAAGCATGGTATGCCAATTGGTGTAGTAAATGTACTGCTTGAATATGTTATGCTAACTACAGATATGAAACTTCCTCGTAATTATGTTGAAAGAATAGCGGATCATTGGATTAGAAAAAATTTGAAAACCGCAAAAGAGGCTATGGAGTTAGCTCGAACGGAACGTGACAAATATACAAAATGGAAAAATGAAAACGAAACAAAATCGACAACAAGCACAAATAAAAAACCATATCGTAAAAATAGTGGAAGAGAAGAAAAGGTTCCAGAATGGTTTTATAAGCGTAATGAACCAGTAGAAAATGAACAAGTGGATCCTTCAAAACAAAAAGAGCTTGAAGAACGACGCAAAAAGATTTTAGAAAAAATAGGCCAATTAGATGGGTAG